The genome window CTGGGTCTGCCCCAAGTGCGGCGCGGAGAAGGAATACTTCGAAAAGGAAGACTGAACGGACGACACGGACGGCCGCACGCGGCCCCTCCCTTCCGGGAGGGGCCTTTTTCTTCGGCCTTGCCTTTTTGCCCGCGCGCTCCCATAATTTCGTCATGGGTCCCAATCCGAGGAGGACACCCCGATGAGCAAGCTGCTGTACATCAAGGCCTCGCCCCGGGGGGAGCGCTCGCACTCCCTGGCCGTGGCCGAGGAATTCGTGCGGGCTTACGCCTCGCTGCATCCCGCCGAGGCCGTGGAGACACGCGACCTGTTCCGCATGTCCCTGCCCGCGCTGGACGGCGAGGTCCTGCGCGTGAAGTACAACATCATGCACGGCAAGGAGAGCACGGCCGAGGAAAAGGCCCGCTGGAAGGCCGTGGAGGACGTCATCGCGGACTTCAAGAGCGCGGACAAGCTCGTCTTCGCCGTACCCATGTGGAACTTCAACATCCCATACGTCCTCAAGCACTACCTGGACGTGATCTGCCAGCCGTCCTACACCTTCGC of Desulfovibrio aminophilus contains these proteins:
- a CDS encoding FMN-dependent NADH-azoreductase; protein product: MSKLLYIKASPRGERSHSLAVAEEFVRAYASLHPAEAVETRDLFRMSLPALDGEVLRVKYNIMHGKESTAEEKARWKAVEDVIADFKSADKLVFAVPMWNFNIPYVLKHYLDVICQPSYTFAAGPEGYKGLCSARVFIVYARGGEYPATGAAQDIYDFQSTYLEFQLRFLGLTDIQSVIVQPTLRGPEARDSSKQAALKQALEIVTTF